A stretch of DNA from Methanogenium sp. S4BF:
ATCTGTTGGGTGATGACACTCTTTCCGGTATCATTTTCTCCTTCGATAAGTGTCAGGGATTCCAGCGGAAGGCCATCCGCGAGTTTTTTATCAATATCAGGATACCCGGTTGAGAGAATTTTCTTATCATCCCCGCCCAACAAATCTCCTAGTCCATTCTTTCTGCTCATTGGCATCCCCCTGTTGATTATGTATTCACATATGCGGAGTCATATACACCGTTCGGAGTGGCGACCTTTATCCATGACGGAGTGATTCCAGCGGTATATGTCACGGTCATCGTCACTGCCTCCCCCGGATCGAGCTCATTTGGATGGACGACATCCGGTGTTATCTGCGACGCATACCAGGTATTATCTGTTCCCGGCGTATCGGTGTACGGGACCAGTATTGGTTGCGCTCCCGGATAGATCATATATATATCCATGTACTTAAACTGCGAGATCTTCTCATTCCCGCTATTATTGACAATCATATCGAGGGTATGTGTTTCATTTGATACCGTGATATCAAAAATATCGATGGATGTGTGCATCCTCAGTTCCTGAAGACGGAAGCGTTCTGCCTGTGACATTGTCACAATATCTGATGTGGCGAGTATTCCTCCGACAACGACATATGCTGTGATAATCAGGAGCACCAGAGCAATAGCAGTTGCAATAAGGCTTGCGCTTCCCATAATTCCACCTTATGATACAGTATACTGGGTTGAGACAGAAACACCGTTAGGCAGTACAAACTGGAAATATGCATACTCCCCCGATGAGAATGTGGAGGCGTCAACTGCCAGCGTGATTTCTACTGTTTCACCCGAATCCCAGTATTCATTTGCTGTTCCGACATCCCGTATGGTAAATGTCCACTGACCGGACGAAGGGACCCCGGCAGTATTGATCATGTAATCAAAATCTCCCGGAATGCCAAAATAAACATCCGATGAAGAGATATCCGTGTCAGCAATCCTGATTGAACCGATATTTTTAATCCAGATTTTAGAACTGCCGTCTGCTGCAGAGTATGCATTGACAATCTTCAGATCGGTCCGCAACCGTTCGTCCGAACTCTGTGACGATTCGGTGAATGTACTGGTTGCAGAATAAATAACCGGAAAAAAAGCATTCACCAGTATTGCCGCAGCTACAATGGCAGTGATAAGAAATATTGCGGTGGTGAATGTTTCACTTGACATTCTTAGATCCTGTCAAGCATGTCAATCCATTCATCTTTTGCCAGTTTTGTTTTGATTTTTCCGGATTGTTCTTCCGGTGACGACTGCCCGGCCCGCATATCCATGAGGACTTCGATCATATCGCGGTCCAGTGACGAATCACTGGGTGACAGAATTCTGTTGAGCACATACAGCTCGGAAACGAATTCATCCGAGCTTATTTCATGGGATTCACCCAGACTCTCAGGCATGAGACGGGCGATATCATTGACCTGCTGATAGGAATCATCCGAGATATACCCCATTGTCCGGTATGATTCAATCATGATTTCAAGTCTGTCATGCCCGTATTTTTTGACCATTTTATTGGTCCATTCAAACAGGCGGTGAAGTTTCTGGAGACGTACCTTCTCAGGAGGTGCATCCTTATCTACGGGAGCGAGCTCCTCCATCTTTCGCTGCAGGGAAAGAAGCAGGGATTCATCCTTCGATAACTGGGAAAACCCGTGAGACGGCATGCCTTCTGGAACCAGAATGCCGGATTGCTGCATCGCTCCGGTATTCCACGGTTCAGGGTTACCCTGCAACGCTGGTTCTGCCGACGACGACGGCTGCATCGCAGGCTGCACTGCAGTCTGCTCAGGTTTCAGTACAGGTTCTTCCAGATCCTCGGTCAGTTTCTCCGGCACAGAACTGCGTTTTGGCACTTCAGTCTGCATAGAAGCGACAATGAACGGGTTTTCCATTTCATTCATTCGTTCCCGGATATCGATGAGGAGTCGCTTTATAGATTTTTTGAGAAGATCAACCTCGTCCTGAAGGTTCTGCAGCTTAACCTCCGGATCGTCAGCAGAGGCCGAAC
This window harbors:
- a CDS encoding flagellar protein FlaF, producing MGSASLIATAIALVLLIITAYVVVGGILATSDIVTMSQAERFRLQELRMHTSIDIFDITVSNETHTLDMIVNNSGNEKISQFKYMDIYMIYPGAQPILVPYTDTPGTDNTWYASQITPDVVHPNELDPGEAVTMTVTYTAGITPSWIKVATPNGVYDSAYVNT
- a CDS encoding FlaD/FlaE family flagellar protein — its product is MAINQSQVDHIISSASADDPEVKLQNLQDEVDLLKKSIKRLLIDIRERMNEMENPFIVASMQTEVPKRSSVPEKLTEDLEEPVLKPEQTAVQPAMQPSSSAEPALQGNPEPWNTGAMQQSGILVPEGMPSHGFSQLSKDESLLLSLQRKMEELAPVDKDAPPEKVRLQKLHRLFEWTNKMVKKYGHDRLEIMIESYRTMGYISDDSYQQVNDIARLMPESLGESHEISSDEFVSELYVLNRILSPSDSSLDRDMIEVLMDMRAGQSSPEEQSGKIKTKLAKDEWIDMLDRI
- a CDS encoding flagellin, translated to MSSETFTTAIFLITAIVAAAILVNAFFPVIYSATSTFTESSQSSDERLRTDLKIVNAYSAADGSSKIWIKNIGSIRIADTDISSSDVYFGIPGDFDYMINTAGVPSSGQWTFTIRDVGTANEYWDSGETVEITLAVDASTFSSGEYAYFQFVLPNGVSVSTQYTVS